The following are from one region of the Nicotiana tomentosiformis chromosome 7, ASM39032v3, whole genome shotgun sequence genome:
- the LOC104103650 gene encoding respiratory burst oxidase homolog protein E-like isoform X1: MQLKQFLRSSSFGSCSSKRSTYSRNFDLPEDTPATEILDTGPEYVGGAMLPIFLNDLRQNSDLQDLVEVTLELDDNSIVLCSVAPTPTHNAEGNGSEEEAPNGFLARSASAASKLRRKFSWIRSPSVRSRTSAAPSEDDHFQFHNHNSNHNNTTNTAREEMKSKLKLVRSKSTAQRALGGLRFISKTTGESDTNVQWKKVEARFDALAKDGLLAREDFGDCIGMTDSKEFAVGVFDALVRRRRQKTAKITKSELHEFWLQISDQSFDARLQIFFDMADRNGDGKITRDEVQELIMLSASANKLSKLKERAAEYASLIMEELDPDDLGYIELWQLETLLLQRDNYMNYSRPLSTTSVGWSQNLGTRSKTRNLVKRASYGLKCLVLDNWQRGWILLLWVMIMAGLFTWKFLQYRRRAAFQVMGYCLTTAKGAAETLKLNMALVLLPVCRNILTWLRSTRAKLLVPFDDNINFHKIIAYAIAIGILLHAGNHLACDFPRLINSSPEKFALIASDFDNVKPTFKSLLTGIEGITGIAMVILMAIVFTLATRGFRRNVLKLPPPFNRLTGFNAFWYSHHLLAVVYVLLIVHGTFLFLVHQWWQKTTWMYISMPLLLYIAERSLRTCRSEHYTAKILKVSVLPGDVFSLTMSKPNGFKYKSGQYIFLQCPTISSFEWHPFSITSAPGDDYLSVHIRIVGDWTNELKRVLTEDDSSACEIGRAKFKERGNVDQRGLPRLLVDGPYGAAAQDYQNYDVLLLVGLGIGATPFISILKDLLNNSRSEEQLDSNTETSASDDSWTSYASSSAASSGKKKSIRTKSAHFYWVTREPGSFEWFKGVMNEVAEMDHKGLIEMHNYLTSVYEEGDARSTLITMVQALNHAKHGVDILSGTRVRTHFARPKWKEVFSKIASKHPYSTVGVFYCGLPALAKELKKLSQELTYKTSTRFDFHKEYF; encoded by the exons ATGCAGCTCAAACAATTCTTAAGATCATCATCATTTGGGAGCTGCAGCTCAAAGCGATCAACATACAGTAGGAACTTCGACTTACCGGAAGATACGCCGGCGACGGAGATATTGGACACCGGGCCGGAGTATGTCGGAGGAGCAATGTTACCGATTTTCCTCAACGATTTGCGGCAAAACAGCGACCTGCAGGATTTAGTGGAAGTTACGCTAGAATTGGATGATAATTCAATTGTTTTGTGTAGCGTAGCACCAACACCAACACACAATGCAGAAGGTAATGGAAGTGAAGAAGAAGCTCCCAACGGGTTTTTAGCACGTAGTGCGTCGGCGGCGTCGAAACTTCGCCGGAAATTCTCGTGGATCCGATCGCCGTCAGTGAGGTCACGGACGTCGGCGGCGCCATCAGAAGATGATCATTTTCAGTTTCATAATCACAACAGTAATCATAACAATACAACAAACACTGCACGAGAAGAGATGAAGTCGAAATTGAAGCTTGTAAGGAGTAAATCAACGGCTCAGCGCGCGCTTGGAGGATTAAGATTCATAAGTAAAACAACAGGTGAATCTGATACGAATGTGCAATGGAAAAAAGTAGAGGCGCGGTTTGATGCTTTGGCAAAAGACGGTTTGCTCGCTAGAGAAGATTTTGGTGATTGCATTG GAATGACGGATTCGAAAGAGTTTGCAGTGGGAGTTTTTGATGCACTGGTACGGCGGCGGCGTCAAAAGACGGCGAAGATAACTAAATCTGAGCTTCACGAATTTTGGTTGCAAATTTCTGATCAAAGTTTTGACGCTCGTCTCCAAATTTTCTTTGACAT GGCGGACAGAAACGGAGATGGAAAAATCACGAGAGATGAAGTCCAAGAG CTAATAATGCTGAGTGCTTCCGCAAATAAGTTGTCGAAATTGAAGGAACGTGCAGCCGAGTATGCTTCTTTAATTATGGAGGAATTGGACCCTGATGATCTTGGTTACATTGAG TTATGGCAATTGGAAACACTTCTTTTGCAAAGGGACAATTACATGAATTACAGCAGACCGTTAAGCACAACAAGCGTCGGATGGAGTCAGAATTTAGGAACTCGTAGCAAGACCAGGAACTTAGTAAAGAGAGCAAGTTATGGACTCAAATGCCTTGTATTAGATAACTGGCAAAGGGGCTGGATTCTGTTGCTATGGGTGATGATTATGGCTGGACTTTTCACCTGGAAATTCTTGCAGTATAGGCGAAGAGCTGCATTTCAAGTTATGGGTTACTGCTTGACAACTGCTAAAGGGGCTGCAGAGACTCTCAAACTCAACATGGCACTTGTCCTTCTACCAGTTTGTCGAAACATTTTAACATGGCTACGGTCTACTAGGGCCAAGCTCCTTGTTCCTTTTGATGATAATATCAATTTTCACAAG ATTATTGCATATGCCATTGCAATTGGAATCTTGCTTCACGCGGGAAACCATTTAGCGTGTGATTTTCCTCGTCTGATTAACTCATCTCCTGAGAAATTTGCACTAATAGCTTCTGATTTTGACAACGTGAAGCCCACTTTCAAAAGCCTCTTGACCGGTATTGAAGGTATTACTGGCATTGCTATGGTGATTTTGATGGCGATTGTCTTCACACTAGCAACACGAGGCTTCAGGAGAAATGTATTGAAGCTGCCACCTCCTTTCAATCGATTAACAGGGTTCAACGCATTTTGGTATTCTCATCACCTTCTAGCAGTGGTCTATGTACTCCTAATAGTACATGGAACGTTCCTGTTCTTGGTTCACCAATGGTGGCAGAAAACA ACATGGATGTACATCTCCATGCCGTTGCTCCTCTATATAGCCGAGAGGAGTTTGAGAACATGCAGATCAGAACACTACACAGCAAAGATTTTGAAG GTTTCTGTACTTCCAGGAGATGTCTTTAGCCTTACCATGTCAAAGCCAAATGGTTTCAAATACAAGAGTGGGCAATACATATTCCTGCAGTGCCCAACAATCTCCTCATTTGAATG GCATCCATTTTCTATAACATCAGCACCAGGAGATGACTACCTCAGTGTTCACATCCGCATTGTAGGAGATTGGACGAACGAACTTAAGCGGGTTCTCACAGAGGATGATAGTTCAGCATGTGAAATCGGGCGGGCTAAGTTTAAAGAACGTGGGAATGTTGATCAAAGAGG TTTACCTCGATTGCTTGTTGATGGACCATATGGCGCCGCAGCACAGGACTATCAAAATTATGATGTCTTACTCCTTGTGGGACTTGGTATTGGCGCTACCCCTTTTATAAGTATCCTAAAGGATCTATTGAACAATTCAAGATCAGAAGAACAACTG GATTCGAATACTGAGACCAGCGCATCAGATGACAGCTGGACAAGTTATGCCTCTTCAAGCGCGGCATCAAGTGGAAAAAAGAAATCAATAAGGACAAAAAGTGCACATTTTTATTGGGTTACCAGAGAACCTGGATCCTTTGAGTGGTTTAAAGGGGTGATGAATGAAGTGGCCGAAATGGATCACAAA GGTCTGATAGAGATGCACAATTATCTGACGAGTGTGTATGAAGAGGGCGATGCCAGGTCAACTCTCATCACTATGGTCCAGGCGCTCAACCATGCAAAACATGGTGTTGACATCCTGTCTGGCACTCGG GTAAGGACTCATTTTGCAAGGCCCAAATGGAAAGAAGTATTCAGCAAAATAGCTTCAAAACATCCATACTCCACAGTAG GAGTCTTCTATTGCGGGTTGCCTGCCTTGGCAAAGGAATTGAAGAAGCTATCACAAGAATTGACTTACAAGACATCCACAAGATTTGACTTCCACAAGGAGTACTTTTGA
- the LOC104103650 gene encoding respiratory burst oxidase homolog protein E-like isoform X2, whose amino-acid sequence MQLKQFLRSSSFGSCSSKRSTYSRNFDLPEDTPATEILDTGPEYVGGAMLPIFLNDLRQNSDLQDLVEVTLELDDNSIVLCSVAPTPTHNAEGNGSEEEAPNGFLARSASAASKLRRKFSWIRSPSVRSRTSAAPSEDDHFQFHNHNSNHNNTTNTAREEMKSKLKLVRSKSTAQRALGGLRFISKTTGESDTNVQWKKVEARFDALAKDGLLAREDFGDCIGMTDSKEFAVGVFDALVRRRRQKTAKITKSELHEFWLQISDQSFDARLQIFFDMADRNGDGKITRDEVQELIMLSASANKLSKLKERAAEYASLIMEELDPDDLGYIELWQLETLLLQRDNYMNYSRPLSTTSVGWSQNLGTRSKTRNLVKRASYGLKCLVLDNWQRGWILLLWVMIMAGLFTWKFLQYRRRAAFQVMGYCLTTAKGAAETLKLNMALVLLPVCRNILTWLRSTRAKLLVPFDDNINFHKIIAYAIAIGILLHAGNHLACDFPRLINSSPEKFALIASDFDNVKPTFKSLLTGIEGITGIAMVILMAIVFTLATRGFRRNVLKLPPPFNRLTGFNAFWYSHHLLAVVYVLLIVHGTFLFLVHQWWQKTTWMYISMPLLLYIAERSLRTCRSEHYTAKILKVSVLPGDVFSLTMSKPNGFKYKSGQYIFLQCPTISSFEWHPFSITSAPGDDYLSVHIRIVGDWTNELKRVLTEDDSSACEIGRAKFKERGNVDQRGLPRLLVDGPYGAAAQDYQNYDVLLLVGLGIGATPFISILKDLLNNSRSEEQLDSNTETSASDDSWTSYASSSAASSGKKKSIRTKSAHFYWVTREPGSFEWFKGVMNEVAEMDHKGLIEMHNYLTSVYEEGDARSTLITMVQALNHAKHGVDILSGTRVRTHFARPKWKEVFSKIASKHPYSTESSIAGCLPWQRN is encoded by the exons ATGCAGCTCAAACAATTCTTAAGATCATCATCATTTGGGAGCTGCAGCTCAAAGCGATCAACATACAGTAGGAACTTCGACTTACCGGAAGATACGCCGGCGACGGAGATATTGGACACCGGGCCGGAGTATGTCGGAGGAGCAATGTTACCGATTTTCCTCAACGATTTGCGGCAAAACAGCGACCTGCAGGATTTAGTGGAAGTTACGCTAGAATTGGATGATAATTCAATTGTTTTGTGTAGCGTAGCACCAACACCAACACACAATGCAGAAGGTAATGGAAGTGAAGAAGAAGCTCCCAACGGGTTTTTAGCACGTAGTGCGTCGGCGGCGTCGAAACTTCGCCGGAAATTCTCGTGGATCCGATCGCCGTCAGTGAGGTCACGGACGTCGGCGGCGCCATCAGAAGATGATCATTTTCAGTTTCATAATCACAACAGTAATCATAACAATACAACAAACACTGCACGAGAAGAGATGAAGTCGAAATTGAAGCTTGTAAGGAGTAAATCAACGGCTCAGCGCGCGCTTGGAGGATTAAGATTCATAAGTAAAACAACAGGTGAATCTGATACGAATGTGCAATGGAAAAAAGTAGAGGCGCGGTTTGATGCTTTGGCAAAAGACGGTTTGCTCGCTAGAGAAGATTTTGGTGATTGCATTG GAATGACGGATTCGAAAGAGTTTGCAGTGGGAGTTTTTGATGCACTGGTACGGCGGCGGCGTCAAAAGACGGCGAAGATAACTAAATCTGAGCTTCACGAATTTTGGTTGCAAATTTCTGATCAAAGTTTTGACGCTCGTCTCCAAATTTTCTTTGACAT GGCGGACAGAAACGGAGATGGAAAAATCACGAGAGATGAAGTCCAAGAG CTAATAATGCTGAGTGCTTCCGCAAATAAGTTGTCGAAATTGAAGGAACGTGCAGCCGAGTATGCTTCTTTAATTATGGAGGAATTGGACCCTGATGATCTTGGTTACATTGAG TTATGGCAATTGGAAACACTTCTTTTGCAAAGGGACAATTACATGAATTACAGCAGACCGTTAAGCACAACAAGCGTCGGATGGAGTCAGAATTTAGGAACTCGTAGCAAGACCAGGAACTTAGTAAAGAGAGCAAGTTATGGACTCAAATGCCTTGTATTAGATAACTGGCAAAGGGGCTGGATTCTGTTGCTATGGGTGATGATTATGGCTGGACTTTTCACCTGGAAATTCTTGCAGTATAGGCGAAGAGCTGCATTTCAAGTTATGGGTTACTGCTTGACAACTGCTAAAGGGGCTGCAGAGACTCTCAAACTCAACATGGCACTTGTCCTTCTACCAGTTTGTCGAAACATTTTAACATGGCTACGGTCTACTAGGGCCAAGCTCCTTGTTCCTTTTGATGATAATATCAATTTTCACAAG ATTATTGCATATGCCATTGCAATTGGAATCTTGCTTCACGCGGGAAACCATTTAGCGTGTGATTTTCCTCGTCTGATTAACTCATCTCCTGAGAAATTTGCACTAATAGCTTCTGATTTTGACAACGTGAAGCCCACTTTCAAAAGCCTCTTGACCGGTATTGAAGGTATTACTGGCATTGCTATGGTGATTTTGATGGCGATTGTCTTCACACTAGCAACACGAGGCTTCAGGAGAAATGTATTGAAGCTGCCACCTCCTTTCAATCGATTAACAGGGTTCAACGCATTTTGGTATTCTCATCACCTTCTAGCAGTGGTCTATGTACTCCTAATAGTACATGGAACGTTCCTGTTCTTGGTTCACCAATGGTGGCAGAAAACA ACATGGATGTACATCTCCATGCCGTTGCTCCTCTATATAGCCGAGAGGAGTTTGAGAACATGCAGATCAGAACACTACACAGCAAAGATTTTGAAG GTTTCTGTACTTCCAGGAGATGTCTTTAGCCTTACCATGTCAAAGCCAAATGGTTTCAAATACAAGAGTGGGCAATACATATTCCTGCAGTGCCCAACAATCTCCTCATTTGAATG GCATCCATTTTCTATAACATCAGCACCAGGAGATGACTACCTCAGTGTTCACATCCGCATTGTAGGAGATTGGACGAACGAACTTAAGCGGGTTCTCACAGAGGATGATAGTTCAGCATGTGAAATCGGGCGGGCTAAGTTTAAAGAACGTGGGAATGTTGATCAAAGAGG TTTACCTCGATTGCTTGTTGATGGACCATATGGCGCCGCAGCACAGGACTATCAAAATTATGATGTCTTACTCCTTGTGGGACTTGGTATTGGCGCTACCCCTTTTATAAGTATCCTAAAGGATCTATTGAACAATTCAAGATCAGAAGAACAACTG GATTCGAATACTGAGACCAGCGCATCAGATGACAGCTGGACAAGTTATGCCTCTTCAAGCGCGGCATCAAGTGGAAAAAAGAAATCAATAAGGACAAAAAGTGCACATTTTTATTGGGTTACCAGAGAACCTGGATCCTTTGAGTGGTTTAAAGGGGTGATGAATGAAGTGGCCGAAATGGATCACAAA GGTCTGATAGAGATGCACAATTATCTGACGAGTGTGTATGAAGAGGGCGATGCCAGGTCAACTCTCATCACTATGGTCCAGGCGCTCAACCATGCAAAACATGGTGTTGACATCCTGTCTGGCACTCGG GTAAGGACTCATTTTGCAAGGCCCAAATGGAAAGAAGTATTCAGCAAAATAGCTTCAAAACATCCATACTCCACA GAGTCTTCTATTGCGGGTTGCCTGCCTTGGCAAAGGAATTGA